In Xenorhabdus nematophila ATCC 19061, one DNA window encodes the following:
- the udp gene encoding uridine phosphorylase yields MSDVFHLGITKSDLQGATLAIVPGDPNRVEKIARLMDNPVYLAFHREFTTWRAEIDGKAVIVCSTGIGGPSTSIAVEELAQLGIRTFLRIGTTGAIQPHINVGDVLVTTGAVRLDGASLHFAPMEFPAVADFECTNALYAAAKSSGSATHVGVTASSDTFYPGQERYDTYSGRVVRRFQGSMKEWQEMGVMNFEMESATLLTMCASQGLRAGMVAGVIVNRTQQEIPDIELLKKTESNALGIVVDAARRLL; encoded by the coding sequence ATGTCTGATGTATTTCATTTAGGTATCACTAAAAGTGACCTGCAAGGCGCGACTTTAGCCATTGTGCCTGGCGATCCTAACCGTGTTGAGAAAATTGCAAGATTGATGGATAACCCAGTCTATCTGGCTTTCCATCGTGAATTTACAACATGGCGTGCGGAAATTGACGGAAAAGCCGTTATTGTCTGCTCTACAGGTATTGGTGGCCCCTCAACATCGATTGCAGTAGAAGAACTTGCACAGTTGGGCATACGTACTTTCTTGCGTATTGGTACGACGGGTGCCATCCAACCACACATTAACGTCGGGGATGTACTGGTGACAACCGGAGCTGTGCGTTTAGATGGTGCCAGTCTGCATTTTGCCCCAATGGAATTCCCTGCCGTGGCTGATTTTGAGTGTACTAACGCGCTGTATGCAGCCGCAAAATCATCCGGTTCTGCGACTCACGTTGGTGTGACAGCTTCTTCTGATACTTTCTACCCAGGACAGGAACGTTACGATACTTATTCAGGCCGTGTTGTTCGTCGTTTCCAGGGTTCCATGAAAGAGTGGCAGGAAATGGGAGTAATGAATTTTGAGATGGAATCAGCAACATTGCTGACCATGTGTGCAAGCCAAGGCCTGCGTGCCGGTATGGTGGCCGGTGTCATTGTTAACCGTACCCAGCAAGAAATACCCGATATTGAGTTGTTAAAGAAAACAGAAAGCAACGCATTGGGGATTGTTGTCGACGCGGCCCGACGTCTGCTGTAA
- the ubiE gene encoding bifunctional demethylmenaquinone methyltransferase/2-methoxy-6-polyprenyl-1,4-benzoquinol methylase UbiE, with protein MADQSKETTDFGFRTVAKEEKKEMVAEVFHSVAVKYDLMNDLMSFGIHRIWKRFTIEASGVRRGHKVLDLAGGTGDLTAKFSRIVGEKGQVVLADINDSMLKVGREKLRDIGIVGNVSYVQANAEELPFPDNYFDCITISFGLRNVTEKEKALRSMCRVLKPGGRLLVLEFSKPVLAPLSKVYDAYSFHVLPRIGQLVVKDADSYRYLTESIRMHPDQETLKGMMEDAGFDQVSYSNMTGGIVALHKGFKF; from the coding sequence ATGGCAGATCAATCAAAAGAAACCACTGATTTTGGTTTCCGCACCGTAGCCAAAGAAGAAAAAAAAGAGATGGTGGCAGAGGTCTTTCACTCTGTCGCTGTCAAATATGATTTGATGAATGATTTGATGTCATTTGGGATTCATCGTATTTGGAAACGTTTTACGATCGAGGCAAGTGGTGTCCGTCGTGGTCATAAGGTACTTGATCTGGCGGGTGGAACCGGTGATCTGACTGCAAAATTTTCGCGTATTGTTGGTGAAAAAGGCCAAGTCGTTTTGGCCGATATTAACGACTCGATGTTGAAAGTCGGACGCGAAAAATTACGTGATATCGGCATCGTGGGCAATGTCAGTTATGTTCAGGCCAATGCAGAAGAGTTGCCTTTCCCTGATAATTATTTTGACTGTATTACCATTTCTTTTGGCTTGCGTAATGTCACGGAGAAAGAAAAAGCGCTGCGTTCCATGTGCCGGGTACTTAAGCCGGGTGGACGCTTGTTAGTGTTGGAATTCTCCAAACCTGTACTGGCACCGTTAAGCAAAGTTTATGATGCTTATTCATTCCATGTTTTACCCCGAATTGGTCAGCTGGTGGTAAAAGATGCAGACAGCTACCGTTACTTGACTGAATCCATTCGTATGCACCCGGATCAGGAAACCTTAAAAGGCATGATGGAAGACGCGGGTTTTGACCAAGTTTCCTATAGCAACATGACCGGAGGGATTGTTGCACTTCATAAAGGGTTCAAATTCTGA
- a CDS encoding DedA family protein — MDNIGKTNVNLHEIIELVTNFVKAHEAWAIPIIFLLAFGESLAFISLLLPATIILLGLGALIGESGLNFWPIWISAASGAFFGDWLSYWFGFHYKENVGKMWPLSRHPQTLVRGHQFFERWGVWGVFIGRFFGPLRAVVPLVAGICAMPKRHFQLANFTSALIWAFGILAPGAFGLRWLTEWMS; from the coding sequence ATGGATAATATAGGAAAGACTAATGTGAACCTGCATGAAATCATTGAACTGGTCACGAACTTCGTAAAAGCTCATGAAGCGTGGGCGATCCCCATTATTTTCTTACTGGCATTTGGTGAATCACTGGCATTTATCTCCCTATTATTGCCAGCAACGATCATTTTATTAGGATTGGGCGCGTTAATTGGTGAAAGTGGTTTGAATTTCTGGCCAATATGGATATCGGCCGCATCAGGGGCCTTCTTTGGTGACTGGCTTTCTTACTGGTTTGGTTTTCACTACAAAGAAAATGTCGGAAAAATGTGGCCGCTTTCCCGTCATCCACAAACTTTGGTTCGCGGTCATCAGTTCTTTGAACGCTGGGGTGTCTGGGGCGTCTTTATTGGACGATTCTTTGGTCCGCTAAGAGCCGTTGTCCCCTTGGTTGCCGGAATCTGTGCCATGCCAAAACGCCATTTTCAGCTCGCTAATTTCACTTCTGCACTCATTTGGGCATTTGGTATTTTAGCACCGGGGGCTTTTGGGTTGCGTTGGCTGACTGAATGGATGAGCTAA
- a CDS encoding ubiquinone biosynthesis accessory factor UbiJ, whose protein sequence is MATSLSSHSLSSAVSDAMRSNDKVLFPALAAFMEATLNHLLYRETALKPARLRLAGKTLSIELKEIQTPLVLIFSEKQLDILSQWSEPADCSMKATIPALLKLRDRQCLSALINSGEIVIEGDMQVIQQWSALLDMSEWDPAHYLAPYVGDIAGEGISRMMKEALKCASNVVARKQAYFTESLTEEWKIVPNALEVAYFSEEVDAVANKIIQIEKRLAALEGKYDAQ, encoded by the coding sequence ATGGCAACATCCTTATCAAGCCATAGTCTGAGTTCTGCGGTATCTGATGCGATGAGATCAAATGATAAGGTATTGTTTCCGGCTCTGGCGGCTTTTATGGAAGCGACCCTTAATCATCTGTTGTACCGCGAAACAGCATTAAAGCCCGCCCGTTTGAGACTGGCGGGCAAAACACTGTCTATTGAATTGAAAGAAATTCAAACACCCTTGGTACTAATATTCAGTGAAAAGCAATTGGATATTTTGAGTCAATGGTCAGAACCTGCTGATTGTTCAATGAAGGCGACGATACCTGCACTGCTCAAATTGCGTGATCGCCAGTGTCTTTCGGCGCTGATTAACAGCGGTGAAATTGTCATTGAAGGGGATATGCAGGTTATTCAGCAGTGGTCCGCGTTATTGGATATGTCTGAATGGGACCCTGCTCATTATCTTGCTCCCTATGTCGGTGATATTGCGGGAGAAGGGATCAGCCGGATGATGAAGGAAGCGCTTAAGTGTGCCAGCAATGTTGTGGCAAGGAAGCAAGCTTATTTCACTGAATCACTGACGGAAGAATGGAAAATAGTGCCTAACGCGTTGGAAGTCGCTTATTTCAGTGAAGAAGTTGATGCTGTTGCCAATAAAATAATTCAAATCGAAAAACGGCTGGCGGCACTGGAGGGAAAATATGACGCCCAGTGA
- a CDS encoding YidB family protein encodes MGFFDQIANMLSGGKNQQLQHMMAWVEGQGGISGLMEKFSRQGLENTVHSWIGSGENLPVHADQLSAIFGSDTIQQLATKIGIDPNDAASLLSKHLPNLIDKVTPNGEVPEGLDLKSAGMDLLKNKQLNQ; translated from the coding sequence ATGGGCTTTTTTGATCAAATTGCCAATATGCTGAGTGGCGGTAAAAACCAGCAACTCCAGCATATGATGGCCTGGGTTGAAGGTCAGGGAGGAATAAGTGGATTAATGGAAAAGTTTTCCCGGCAAGGTCTGGAGAATACCGTCCATTCATGGATTGGTTCAGGCGAAAATTTACCTGTTCATGCCGACCAATTGTCTGCTATTTTTGGCTCCGACACGATCCAACAATTGGCAACAAAAATTGGCATCGATCCCAATGACGCTGCGTCCTTACTCTCTAAACATTTGCCGAATTTAATCGATAAGGTCACACCGAACGGTGAAGTTCCAGAGGGACTGGATTTAAAATCTGCGGGCATGGATTTACTGAAAAATAAGCAACTTAATCAATAA
- a CDS encoding GntP family permease, giving the protein MMEFYIPIIGLGVAVFSLIFLVLRTRIHVLLAMLIAAIIAGVSGGLTMSNTVEVMTKGFGSTLGSIGIVIGLGSMMGRILEVSGATERIAYSLIKWLGKRREEWALAITGYIVSIPIFVNSAFIILYPLVTALAKKGKRNVVTLGVSLAGGLVVTHHIVPPTPGPLGVAGIFGVSIGSMMLAGMVLAIPCVIGITLYAKWLETQYPEYLPVDTEEHLQQVHQRYMEEKANKPLPGLFLSLQPIIVPIVLICMNVINGVLLKTAAFAGKEDHAYFQIFNFLGSPVIALAISVLLAIYTLIPKVSKHEVIEHLEAGLQSVGIILLVSGAGGALGAVLNESSTGTILAQYIAGLPITPVLIPFIIATLIRVIQGSGTVAMITAASISAPVIKQIPDINMLVAALAATMGTLFFSYFNDCFFWVVNRMMGIKNVRQQIIVWSIPTTIAWGIGLCGIVVLNLVM; this is encoded by the coding sequence ATGATGGAGTTTTATATTCCAATTATTGGATTGGGAGTGGCGGTATTTTCGCTGATTTTTCTGGTGTTGCGAACTCGCATTCACGTACTGCTTGCTATGTTAATTGCAGCAATCATCGCGGGAGTCTCCGGTGGATTAACCATGAGCAATACTGTTGAGGTGATGACCAAAGGATTTGGTTCGACACTGGGCAGTATTGGCATTGTGATTGGGTTAGGAAGCATGATGGGGCGGATATTGGAAGTTTCAGGTGCAACTGAACGGATCGCCTATAGTTTGATTAAATGGCTGGGAAAAAGACGCGAAGAGTGGGCTTTGGCGATTACCGGTTATATTGTCAGTATTCCCATCTTTGTGAATTCAGCCTTTATTATCCTTTACCCTTTGGTGACGGCATTAGCGAAAAAAGGTAAGCGTAATGTCGTGACATTAGGTGTATCACTGGCGGGGGGGCTGGTGGTGACTCACCATATTGTTCCCCCGACTCCGGGTCCACTCGGTGTGGCAGGGATATTCGGGGTGAGTATAGGTTCAATGATGCTGGCAGGGATGGTATTGGCGATCCCATGTGTTATTGGTATTACTCTGTATGCAAAGTGGCTGGAAACTCAATATCCTGAATATTTGCCTGTTGATACGGAAGAACATTTGCAGCAAGTTCATCAGCGTTATATGGAAGAAAAAGCCAATAAACCGTTACCGGGTTTATTTCTTTCTCTTCAGCCTATCATTGTTCCGATTGTCCTGATTTGCATGAATGTCATTAATGGCGTACTGCTGAAAACGGCTGCATTTGCAGGGAAGGAAGACCATGCCTATTTTCAGATATTCAATTTTCTGGGATCACCGGTTATTGCGTTGGCAATCAGTGTATTGTTGGCGATTTATACATTAATCCCCAAAGTCAGTAAGCATGAAGTGATTGAACATTTGGAAGCCGGATTACAGAGTGTCGGCATTATTTTATTGGTCAGTGGAGCAGGGGGCGCATTGGGCGCGGTACTGAATGAAAGCTCGACGGGGACGATACTGGCGCAATATATTGCGGGTTTACCGATAACGCCGGTTCTGATCCCCTTTATCATTGCAACGTTAATACGCGTCATTCAAGGTTCTGGTACCGTAGCAATGATTACCGCAGCCTCTATTTCAGCGCCTGTTATCAAGCAGATACCCGATATTAATATGCTGGTGGCAGCGCTTGCTGCAACGATGGGAACACTGTTTTTCAGTTACTTTAATGACTGTTTTTTCTGGGTGGTTAACCGGATGATGGGAATTAAAAATGTGAGGCAGCAAATCATTGTCTGGTCAATTCCGACAACAATTGCTTGGGGAATTGGGCTGTGCGGAATAGTGGTGCTTAATCTTGTTATGTAA
- a CDS encoding tyrosine-protein phosphatase, translating to MTTTFLSHSSLLPLNGGINFRDLGNKTLNNGAKIKSGLLFRSGSLDRLTETDQDFLIEQNLFQIIDYRDNSEIMDKPDQVWHGAHYHHAPANPLSKEVDADLGKLDKEILGQFDAKVFMSRLYELLPINNPAYKTLANLLLQPEKGGIVQHCAVGKDRTGVGSALVLLALGADLDMVMEDYLLTNVTLAPYRDYLLNEYAKVMSESVVEKFAYVYSVREEFLLTALNSINQHYGCVDIWLEKDIGLDMAARERLQDYFLE from the coding sequence ATGACCACAACATTTCTATCTCATTCTTCGTTATTGCCTTTGAATGGCGGCATTAACTTTCGTGATTTAGGTAACAAAACCCTAAATAATGGCGCGAAGATCAAGTCAGGGCTGCTATTTCGTTCTGGTTCATTGGACAGACTGACAGAAACCGATCAGGACTTTTTAATAGAGCAAAATCTTTTTCAGATCATCGATTATCGTGATAACAGTGAAATCATGGATAAGCCGGATCAGGTATGGCATGGAGCACATTACCACCATGCTCCGGCCAATCCGCTGTCTAAAGAGGTCGATGCTGATCTGGGTAAGCTGGATAAAGAGATACTGGGTCAATTCGATGCAAAAGTATTTATGTCGCGTCTGTATGAATTGCTTCCCATCAATAACCCAGCTTATAAAACATTAGCTAACTTATTGCTGCAACCCGAAAAAGGCGGGATTGTACAACACTGTGCGGTCGGTAAAGACAGGACGGGAGTTGGTTCGGCTTTGGTCTTGCTGGCTCTGGGTGCTGATTTGGATATGGTTATGGAGGATTATTTGCTGACGAATGTCACATTGGCTCCGTATCGGGACTATTTATTGAATGAATATGCCAAAGTCATGAGCGAAAGTGTTGTGGAAAAATTTGCTTATGTTTATTCCGTCAGGGAAGAATTTTTACTGACAGCACTGAATAGCATCAATCAGCATTATGGTTGTGTGGATATCTGGCTGGAAAAAGATATCGGGCTTGATATGGCTGCCCGTGAACGATTGCAAGATTATTTTCTTGAGTAA